Part of the Moorena sp. SIOASIH genome, TTATGCAACTATCGACTATGCACAAAACCTTTATTTTTATTTGGACAAAAAAAATAGTCAAACAAAATATGACCCATTTGTTAAAAGGGGTATTTAGCATCTTTATACTCTTACTATTAAGTAATGGATGCACCCAGCTTCCATTACCAGGACGGCAATTAACTAATCGATTAATCGGTCAATCTTCCAAAGCAATTTTTCAGCTTAGGGTGACCAAATCAGACCGTCCGGGGATCTACACCGTAGCAGGAACCACGAATCTTCCCGAGGAAATTCCCATCACGGTAGCAGCAATTCGCTATTTGCACCCTAATCAACAGCTCTCTTTCAACAGAGACGCAAATTTTATCTATTCAATTCTGGCTTATCAAAATGTCGATGTAAAGAAGGGAAGATGGCAGACCGACTTGAAACTATGGCAAATTGCACCAGACGGTCAGTTTCAAGAAGTCTGGCAAATGGATCAGTCCAAACTTGGGTTATCACTAAAACCAACAGAGGAAGTAACCTTTGTAGCCACCCTCGCCCCCAAAGAGTCCCTCTGGGAACTAGAACAGCAGTTAAAGAAGCAGCGAATAACCCTAGCAAGCAGCCTGATCAACAATACATCGGATGGTCAACGGTATGTCCAGGCACGTCAAATTCTGTCCGTTGCCTTACCCACCGGTCAGACCAAACCACCTGAACCTAGACCTGAGGATATTAATGATGGCTGGGGCAAGCGGTATCTGCTGCTACCAGAACCACCAATTATTTATAAACTTGACAAGCCTAGTCAACGTCGAATCGATGCTCCCCTTTCAACTCCTGAGTTTTTACAATGATATCTCGTTTAAGGAGTAATGGAGTAATGGAGTGATGGAGTGATGGAGTGATTACTCCATCACTCCGTTCTTGTGCTTGGACAAAAGATATTGTGGAAAGGGAATTTTCCTCACCCGTTCATCCCCTCATCTGTTCATCCCCTCACCCCTTGAGAGTACTGATACTAATATCCCCCATCACAACACACTGGCAAGCTAGACGTGCATGAGGATTGTCTGGAGCTAACACATCAAGCAAATCCTGCTCATCAGCTGTGATAGGTGACAGGTTTTCAATGCCCCTGACTACCTCGATTAGACAGGTGCCACAGGATGCTTCCCGACAACCAAAAAGTAGGGAAATGGGATGCTCATCGCAGATCTCAGCTAGGTTTTGGTTAGGTTCGACCTCAAGGGTTTTTTGATCGTCTTCAACGTGAATACTCACCATAGCAACAATTTGGGTATCTCATT contains:
- a CDS encoding 2Fe-2S iron-sulfur cluster-binding protein, which encodes MVSIHVEDDQKTLEVEPNQNLAEICDEHPISLLFGCREASCGTCLIEVVRGIENLSPITADEQDLLDVLAPDNPHARLACQCVVMGDISISTLKG